One Drosophila virilis strain 15010-1051.87 chromosome 5, Dvir_AGI_RSII-ME, whole genome shotgun sequence DNA window includes the following coding sequences:
- the Mgtor gene encoding nucleoprotein TPR isoform X2, which yields MDLSGPQSLEQIFAPAELEQLPTGVQQKLKSYIDGFFDEYCKERAAAHRLSETEQKNEELQSQILDNQVKFTKLEQNVAELRAQLDQVSAERDQLQESVKSYDQNLSTLRKEKVSFVDERDSLLKVIERQNGELERLKQDLQTYQQQLRAAITAKCEAIARLDEVQSKEVSLDIKERRLESERSMLQNEIQLLSSDLNRNNAELQNLRRDHAMNIMHLEVRLKEKCDELQILQGQNAQYSKTIEDLNKKIEALNETMFQHNMATEKFVDTLKKELDTKEKLVEIYKNTECENITERNELLKGISDLKRMLTETTDQYGELETEFQLAKQNHAEELNSMNKKIDALKTEIAHANDLLKEAKEQSLESAICKLAPTAAVASRLMRSDMSLTELYSLYAKNSEELEAKNRENAQLKLQIKSIVEEINERAPVFKKQDDDYSKLTEAHQLLLQQRDELVDKKLSLEQELEQTHFDVTRHVKENKKLKQSQVDLSRQVCLLLDELNCLRAGVNRPRNQTQPGLIHNSSDAISRDLVTFESIVELQEQNVKLLSLIRELTTELEANELKNDELQLKAYEEKFEKATKRLVEMEEALNQKNNTISTLMAKCERYKKFYFDAQKKLGSQIIDLDDSTVLIDESQADQAKAVENTQKLEAEAKLERRIRSLEQQLEDESKKYAALKENYDYYTSEKRKNDALVQDQFDSMRKEVRELTSVNCKLMNASEFQKEQMELLQKGIATYKQQIAALEDRTKNYEKTIIKHEQTVHMLKDEVMTAHRKQAASETETHSLRHENRVLKETTARLQAEKEGYNREHQSQALLLNNLEFIKANLERSETEGRLRLEQRLDDTVRELSAQRRHFQEEEEKFRETVNEFKRQTETANKLKEEERLQAEKWHQELISVREELAVKVNQVNDLSKKLQESLTPSKDENPITAANKKAREFELRYEQARIEIDSLTKELAKAREHGDQFYKMSQSAESEIKRLHDMHAEIVAKSEAEIKKLKNSEAELQTRVTDLEAEVLLSNVTEQSKTTNQSDQLKVAQEELKNVLEKLTESGRTIRTLRAENSTLAESLNAVEVKYANEMVLHSADIQELTKFKADFLKVQDELNQLKCGRESLQAAHDELQKANAEAQGLLQKEKEESEKRVADLNALNSSLHDQIEALTTKLAALAQSASNQTSSLTLNESLLDGSSTFDINSSTSVDEVKNSEQLLKIIKFLRKEKDLYAAKLDILKAENARLVSEHTILQKKVDELNGYLKQERSKSETDVVSASKHEAVLRKIETLNAITDSNRILREERNTLTKRVAELTERISSVEKELFPLQCSNKELTSKIEELNVENTSLRTEAIKWRQRANALVEKSNRNPEEFKRLQAEREHLAKMLTAEKDASKKQIDELAVFKARVENELPALSKQLQLQDEARKKQLEEATALKQTSTRQAQDIMELKNRLLQKEEELMKAQEELESKDKVIQDKDSKELMLRKLAKRYKDYYTGLQAQTGGNDTVAELEKVRSELDELNNLLRNTKEQHEQLQKEHDELKSRSSVEQESGESKQKIEKLLQELTVTKTELANQETTLAGTKTSYDETVLRLEKELQEHITSHKDINARLMRENESLHMRINQLQRQLGSQQSTKPSTSSVGMAEKGNISESSPRTANVKPMSGSATVQQSATVTPWRGGETPLASIRPISVQNSRTAAILPTSQQPGASTSTSTSTSTSSSAAAASGSSSSSSSSSSSSSSAVGNTALVPPQQQVHTTGSATLESMASSSPTSSHTDYMPSTSSAAVAVAAIPPMGATAAAESSQEAESVQHPQQNDAQVFVGGAQQQVVALVSPRVEGSSSSSSTSTTTSTSTQNPTVPSVQDASNQQQPSTSGSSSSSSTVVSSHSRHTPSSSNVTTTQAGCSKRPRDVEGDSSTNAEEGVPEKIVKLAKRLRTPMHGGELSAGHIGDSGMDVDQMPTSSQRDQEDDIQVVDSDDEEEDVLGPIDGGDAEQEEGYEDSYEQDNEMEDNEGADAPDQHNEVDIEQVQIQAQAESQLLEDSPATVSTQENNQSQAITSGSGESNGLQLPQAEVNWKQQAPSTSTAAARRTESSSVEIVSSPQVSNFSEQPTCVETEVDGTAVAEAAAAVADESAAGTSVDCTATVASSPQKPNEAAEQSSSSSSSQATEAKDKPDESETTGAENASEAEEAFAEETVAAGQAEESQQLSNETDPNVGTSQSVETENQDNQAEGPSEDNEGADGVSSEGEKQAVEVEEEGREAEATSPSENTRFRTLRSTVPTRRGGRSLMRGTNSNNNNSGNTNRPARIVWQRDSQPGNMRGGHPGNQDPNMPSGSPNSNRMFANRSRGRRPMRRPGPNNFNAGGGGGGGSYP from the exons ATGGATCTCAGTGGTCCACAGTCGCTGGAACAGATATTTGCGCCGGCTGAGCTGGAACAGCTACCAACCGGCGTGCAGCAAAAGCtgaaatcctatatagatggTTTTTTCGACGAATATTGCAAAGAACGTGCCGCCGCGCATCGTCTCA GTGAAACAGAACAGAAGAATGAAGAGCTGCAAAGCCAAATACTCGATAACCAGGTAAAGTTCACCAAACTTGAGCAAAATGTAGCCGAGCTGCGCGCCCAGCTGGATCAAGTGTCTGCCGAACGTGACCAGCTGCAGGAATCTGTGAAAAGCTACGATCAAAACTTGTCCACATTGCGCAAGGAGAAGGTGTCCTTTGTCGATGAGCGTGACTCGCTGCTTAAAGTGATCGAGCGGCAGAATGGCGAGCTTGAGCGGCTCAAGCAGGACCTGCAAACctatcaacagcagctgcgtGCGGCCATCACCGCCAAGTGTGAGGCCATAGCGCGTCTCGATGAGGTGCAAAGCAAGGAGGTGTCCCTGGACATCAAGGAGCGCCGGCTGGAGAGCGAGCGTTCCATGTTGCAGAACGAGATTCAGTTGCTCAGCAGCGATCTGAATCGCAACAATGCCGAGCTACAGAACTTGCGCCGTGATCATGCCATGAACATCATGCACCTGGAGGTGCGGCTCAAGGAGAAGTGTGACGAGCTGCAAATACTCCAAGGCCAGAACGCACAGTATTCGAAGACCATTGAGGATCTGAACAAGAAAATCGAGGCTCTCAATGAGACAATGTTCCAGCACAATATGGCAACCGAAAAGTTTGTGGACACGCTCAAAAAGGAACTCGACACGAAAGAGAAGCTGGTCGAGATCTACAAAAATACCGAATGCGAGAACATCACGGAGCGCAACGAGCTGCTAAAGGGCATCTCGGACCTGAAGCGCATGCTGACCGAAACCACCGATCAGTACGGCGAGCTGGAGACTGAGTTCCAGCTGGCGAAGCAGAACCATGCCGAGGAACTGAACTCCATGAATAAGAAAATTGATGCACTGAAAACAGAAATTGCACATGCCAACGATCTGCTGAAGGAGGCCAAGGAGCAGAGCCTGGAGAGCGCCATTTGCAAGCTGGCGCCgacggctgctgttgccagtCGCCTGATGCGCTCCGACATGTCGCTCACCGAGCTCTACTCGTTGTATGCCAAAAACTCAGAAGAACTGGAAGCCAAGAATCGCGAGAACGCACAGCTCAAGCTGCAAATCAAATCGATTGTCGAGGAGATCAATGAGCGTGCGCCAGTCTTCAAGAAACAGGACGATGACTACAGCAAACTGACCGAGGcgcatcagctgctgctgcagcagcgcgaCGAACTGGTGGACAAGAAGCTGAGTCTCgagcaggagctggagcagaCGCACTTCGATGTCACGCGCCATGTCAAGGAGAACAAGAAGCTGAAGCAGTCCCAGGTCGATCTGAGTCGCCAGGTTTGCCTGCTACTCGACGAGCTCAATTGCCTACGTGCTGGTGTCAATCGGCCACGCAACCAAACCCAGCCCGGACTCATACACAACTCAAGCGATGCCATCAGTCGAGATCTGGTCACCTTCGAGTCCATTGTCGAGTTGCAGGAGCAAAATGTCAAGTTGTTGTCGCTAATCCGCGAGCTGACCACCGAACTGGAGGCCAACGAGCTAAAGAATGatgagctgcagctgaaggCGTACGAGGAGAAGTTCGAGAAGGCCACCAAGCGTCTGGTCGAAATGGAGGAGGCCCTTAACCAGAAGAACAACACAATATCCACCCTGATGGCCAAGTGCGAACGCTACAAGAAGTTCTATTTCGACGCCCAAAAGAAGCTGGGCAGTCAGATTATAGATCTGGACGACTCGACCGTGCTTATAGACGAGTCGCAAGCGGACCAAGCGAAGGCAGTGGAGAACACGCAAAAGCTGGAGGCGGAGGCCAAGCTGGAGCGACGCATACGCAGCCTGGAACAGCAGCTGGAGGATGAGTCCAAGAAGTATGCCGCTCTTAAGGAGAACTACGACTACTATACCAGCGAGAAACGCAAGAATGATGCACTCGTCCAGGATCAGTTCGATTCGATGCGCAAGGAGGTGCGCGAGCTGACCTCCGTCAATTGCAAGCTGATGAACGCCTCCGAGTTCCAAAAGGAGCAAATGGAACTACTGCAAAAGGGCATCGCCACCTACAAACAGCAAATCGCTGCGCTGGAGGATCGCACCAAGAACTACGAGAAGACAATTATTAAGCACGAGCAGACCGTGCACATGCTCAAGGACGAGGTGATGACCGCACATCGCAAGCAGGCGGCCTCCGAAACGGAGACGCACAGCCTGCGGCACGAGAATCGCGTGCTCAAGGAGACAACTGCCCGTCTGCAGGCCGAAAAGGAAGGCTACAATCGTGAGCACCAGAGCCAGGCGCTGTTGCTAAACAATCTGGAGTTCATCAAAGCCAATCTGGAGCGTTCCGAGACAGAGGGACGCCTGCGTCTAGAACAGCGCCTCGATGATACGGTGCGCGAACTGTCCGCACAGCGTCGTCACTtccaggaggaggaggagaagtTCCGCGAAACGGTCAACGAATTCAAGCGCCAAACGGAGACGGCCAACAAGCTGAAGGAGGAGGAGCGACTGCAGGCCGAGAAGTGGCACCAGGAACTGATTAGTGTGCGCGAGGAGCTCGCCGTCAAGGTCAATCAGGTAAACGATCTCAGCAAGAAGCTGCAGGAGAGCCTGACCCCATCCAAGGACGAGAATCCCATCACAGCTGCCAACAAAAAGGCGCGTGAGTTCGAGCTGCGCTACGAGCAGGCCAGAATCGAAATCGATTCCCTCACCAAGGAGCTGGCCAAGGCACGCGAACACGGCGATCAGTTCTACAAGATGTCCCAGTCCGCGGAGAGCGAAATCAAGCGCCTGCACGACATGCACGCCGAAATCGTGGCCAAATCCGAGGCCGAGATCAAGAAACTCAAGAACTCTGAGGCTGAGCTGCAGACGCGCGTCACCGATCTGGAGGCCGAGGTGCTGCTCTCCAATGTCACCGAACAGAGCAAGACCACCAATCAATCGGACCAGCTGAAGGTGGCCCAGGAGGAGCTGAAGAATGTCCTAGAGAAATTAACCGAATCGGGTCGCACCATACGCACTCTGCGCGCCGAGAACTCCACGCTGGCCGAATCCCTAAATGCCGTCGAGGTGAAGTATGCCAATGAAATGGTATTGCACTCGGCTGACATTCAAGAGCTGACCAAGTTCAAGGCGGACTTCCTGAAG GTGCAAGACGAACTGAATCAATTGAAATGTGGACGCGAATCTCTGCAAGCGGCACACGATGAACTCCAGAAGGCAAATGCCGAGGCGCAGGGTCTGCTGCAAAAGGAGAAGGAGGAGTCGGAGAAACGTGTCGCCGACCTGAACGCACTCAACTCCAGTCTGCACGATCAGATCGAGGCGCTGACTACAAAGCTGGCCGCACTCGCCCAATCTGCGTCCAATCAAACCTCATCGCTGACACTCAACGAATCGCTGCTTGACGGCTCCTCGACATTCGATATCAATAGCTCGACGTCTGTGGATGAGGTTAAGAACAGTGAGCAGCTGCTGAAGATTATCAAGTTCCTGCGCAAGGAGAAGGATCTGTATGCGGCCAAGCTGGACATCCTGAAGGCCGAGAACGCACGCCTCGTCTCCGAGCACACGATTCTGCAAAAGAAGGTGGACGAGCTGAACGGTTACCTCAAGCAGGAGCGCTCCAAGAGCGAAACCGATGTCGTCTCCGCATCCAAGCACGAGGCAGTGCTGCGCAAAATAGAAACCCTCAATGCCATCACCGACAGCAATCGCATTCTGCGCGAGGAGCGCAACACGCTGACCAAACGCGTCGCCGAGTTGACGGAGCGGATCAGCAGCGTGGAGAAGGAGCTGTTCCCGCTACAGTGCAGCAACAAGGAGCTGACATCCAAGATCGAGGAGCTGAACGTGGAGAACACCTCGCTACGCACCGAGGCCATCAAGTGGCGTCAGCGTGCCAATGCCCTGGTCGAGAAGAGCAACCGGAATCCCGAGGAATTCAAGCGCCTGCAGGCGGAACGCGAGCATCTGGCCAAGATGCTTACAGCTGAAAAGGATGCGAGCAAGAAGCAGATCGACGAGCTGGCCGTATTTAAGGCGCGTGTTGAAAACGAGCTGCCAGCGCTGAgcaaacagctgcagctgcaggatGAGGCGCGCAAGAAGCAGCTGGAGGAGGCCACGGCGCTCAAACAGACGAGCACGCGCCAGGCACAGGACATTATGGAGCTAAAGAACCGCCTGCTGCAGAAGGAGGAGGAGCTGATGAAGGCGCAGGAGGAGCTCGAGTCCAAGGACAAGGTCATACAGGACAAGGACAGCAAGGAACTGATGCTGCGCAAGCTGGCCAAGCGCTACAAGGACTACTACACGGGCCTCCAGGCTCAGACCGGCGGCAACGATACCGTTGCCGAGCTGGAGAAGGTTCGCTCCGAGCTGGACGAGCTGAACAATCTGCTGCGCAACACCAAAGAGCAGCACGAGCAGCTGCAGAAGGAGCATGATGAGCTCAAGTCGCGCTCAAGTGTAGAGCAGGAGAGCGGCGAGTCCAAGCAGAAGATCGAAAAGCTGCTGCAGGAGCTGACCGTGACCAAGACCGAGCTGGCCAACCAGGAGACAACGCTCGCCGGCACGAAGACCAGCTACGACGAAACCGTGCTGCGTCTCGAAAAGGAGCTGCAGGAGCACATTACCAGCCACAAGGACATTAATGCGCGTCTTATGCGCGAAAACGAATCACTGCACATGCGAATCAATCAGCTGCAGCGCCAACTGGGCTCCCAGCAGTCCACCAAGCCCTCAACCAGCTCGGTGGGCATGGCCGAGAAGGGCAACATATCGGAGTCCTCGCCGCGCACAGCCAACGTTAAGCCCATGTCCGGCTCAGCCACAGTGCAGCAATCGGCCACGGTGACGCCCTGGCGCGGCGGCGAGACGCCTCTGGCCAGCATCCGGCCCATTTCCGTGCAGAACAGTCGCACAGCTGCCATACTGCCCACCAGCCAGCAGCCAGGCGCCTCCACATCAACCTCCACATCGACGTCCACCTCATCatcggctgccgctgcctcgggtagcagcagcagcagcagcagtagctcctcctcctcttcctcTGCTGTGGGCAACACGGCCCTGGTGCCGCCACAGCAGCAGGTGCATACCACGGGCAGCGCGACGCTGGAGTCCATGGCCTCCTCATCGCCCACATCATCACACACAGACTATATGCCCTCGACCAGTTCGGCAGCTGTGGCCGTTGCTGCAATTCCGCCCATGGGCGCCACAGCAGCGGCGGAGAGCTCCCAGGAGGCGGAGAGTGTGCAGCATCCGCAACAGAATGATGCACAGGTCTTTGTCGGCGGTGCACAGCAGCAGGTGGTGGCGCTGGTGTCGCCGCGTGTGGAGGGCTCGTCGTCGTCCTCGTCGACCAGCACAACCACATCGACATCCACACAGAATCCAACGGTTCCTAGCGTACAGGATGCCAGCAATCAACAGCAGCCCAGCACatcgggcagcagcagcagctcgtccACGGTGGTCAGCAGTCACAGTCGCCACACGCCGTCCAGCAGCAATGTGACCACCACCCAGGCCGGCTGCTCCAAGCGACCCCGCGATGTCGAGGGCGACTCCTCTACCAATGCGGAGGAGGGCGTGCCCGAGAAGATTGTCAAGCTGGCGAAACGGTTGCGTACGCCCATGCACGGCGGCGAATTGTCTGCCGGGCACATTGGCGACTCCGGCATGGATGTGGACCAGATGCCGACATCTTCGCAACGTGACCAGGAGGATGATATTCAGGTCGTGGACTCCGATGATGAGGAGGAAGATGTGCTGGGGCCCATCGATGGCGGCGATGCCGAGCAGGAAGAGGGCTACGAGGATTCCTACGAGCAGGACAACGAAATGGAGGACAATGAAGGCGCCGATGCACCTGATCAACACAACGAAGTCGATATCGAACAAGTCCAGATACAGGCCCAGGCCGAGAGCCAACTGCTCGAAGATTCGCCAGCCACTGTCTCGACCCAGGAGAATAACCAAAGCCAGGCCATAACCAGTGGCAGCGGCGAATCGAACGGACTCCAATTGCCACAGGCCGAGGTCAACTGGAAGCAGCAGGCGCCATCCACATCAACGGCTGCAGCGCGTCGCACTGAGAG CAGTTCCGTGGAGATTGTCAGTTCGCCGCAGGTGTCCAACTTTAGCGAGCAGCCCACATGCGTGGAAACGGAGGTCGACGGCACAGCTGTTGCGGAGGCTGCTGCGGCAGTGGCGGATGAGAGCGCCGCCGGCACCAGCGTCGATTGCACAGCTACCGTTGCCAGTTCGCCGCAGAAACCAAATGAGGCCGCcgagcagagcagcagcagcagcagcagccaggccACCGAGGCCAAAGACAAACCGGATGAAAGTGAGACAACGGGCGCGGAGAATGCAAGCGAGGCAGAGGAAGCCTTCGCCGAAGAGACAGTCGCCGCTGGCCAGGCGGAGGAGTCTCAGCAGCTGAGCAATGAGA CAGATCCCAATGTGGGTACAAGTCAGTCGGTGGAAACGGAAAACCAGGATAACCAGGCCGAAGGGCCCTCCGAGGATAACGAGGGCGCCGATGGCGTCTCGTCAGAGGGCGAAAAACAGGCCGTCGAAGTTGAG GAGGAGGGTCGCGAAGCCGAGGCCACATCCCCTTCGGAGAACACACGCTTTCGCACGCTGCGCAGCACGGTACCCACCCGCCGTGGCGGTCGTTCCCTGATGCGCGGCACCAAttccaataacaataacagcggCAACACAAACAGACCGGCACGCATTGTCTGGCAGCGCGACTCACAGCCGGGCAATATGCGCGGCGGGCATCCAGGTAACCAGGATCCAAATATGCCAAGCGGCTCACCCAACTCTAATCGCATGTTTGCAAATCGTTCCCGCGGCCGTCGACCCATGCGTCGTCCTGGACCAAACAATTTCAATGccggtggtggcggcggcggaggtAGTTACCCCTGA